A genomic segment from Blastococcus sp. PRF04-17 encodes:
- a CDS encoding cysteine desulfurase-like protein: MSYDVAAVRAQFPALRSGTAHFDGPGGTQVPEPVARAVAETLTSSIANRGRTTAAERRADDTVLAARAAMADLLAADPRGIVFGRSATSLTFDLSRTLAAGWRPGDEVVVTRLDHDANVRPWVIAAEAAGATVRWVGFDPDTGELTADDVAEQLGERTRLVAVTGASNLIGTRPPLAEIAARVHAVGALFAVDGVHLTAHAPVDLGALGADFYTCSPYKFLGPHCGVLAAAPALLETLRPAKLLPSPDAVPERFELGTLPYELLAGTTAAVDFLAGLSPTPGTRRERWWRR; this comes from the coding sequence ATGAGCTACGACGTCGCCGCGGTGCGCGCCCAGTTCCCGGCCCTGCGTTCCGGCACCGCCCACTTCGACGGCCCCGGCGGCACCCAGGTGCCCGAGCCGGTCGCGCGGGCGGTCGCCGAGACGCTGACCTCGTCGATCGCCAACCGCGGGCGCACCACGGCCGCCGAGCGTCGGGCCGACGACACGGTGCTCGCGGCGAGGGCGGCGATGGCCGACCTGCTCGCCGCGGACCCCCGCGGCATCGTCTTCGGTCGCAGCGCCACCTCGCTCACCTTCGACCTCTCCCGCACGCTGGCCGCCGGCTGGCGTCCGGGCGACGAGGTCGTGGTGACCCGGCTCGACCACGACGCGAACGTCCGGCCGTGGGTGATCGCCGCCGAGGCGGCCGGCGCGACGGTCCGCTGGGTCGGCTTCGACCCGGACACCGGCGAACTGACCGCGGACGACGTCGCCGAGCAACTGGGCGAGCGCACCCGGCTGGTCGCCGTCACCGGTGCCTCCAACCTCATCGGCACGCGGCCGCCCCTGGCCGAGATCGCCGCCCGGGTGCACGCCGTCGGTGCGCTGTTCGCGGTGGACGGCGTCCACCTGACCGCCCACGCACCGGTGGACCTCGGCGCGCTCGGCGCGGACTTCTACACCTGCTCGCCCTACAAGTTCCTCGGCCCGCACTGCGGCGTCCTGGCCGCGGCGCCGGCGCTGCTCGAGACGCTGCGTCCCGCGAAGCTGCTGCCGTCGCCCGACGCCGTCCCCGAGCGGTTCGAGCTCGGCACGCTCCCCTACGAGCTGCTCGCCGGCACGACCGCCGCCGTCGACTTCCTGGCCGGCCTCTCTCCCACGCCCGGCACGCGCCGCGAGCGCTGGTGGCGGCGCTGA
- a CDS encoding aminotransferase class V-fold PLP-dependent enzyme, producing the protein MAALTALEEHEDELRGHLEAGLAELPGVRVRSRAAVRTPTLLLTFDGRDAAGAHRFLAERGVNAPAGSFYALEPSRWLGLGDAGGLRVGLAPYTDKDDVERLLAGLREWLVS; encoded by the coding sequence GTGGCGGCGCTGACCGCGCTCGAGGAGCACGAGGACGAGCTGCGCGGCCACCTCGAGGCGGGGCTGGCCGAGCTGCCCGGCGTCCGCGTCCGGTCACGAGCCGCCGTCCGGACGCCGACGCTCCTGCTGACGTTCGACGGCCGGGACGCCGCCGGCGCGCACCGGTTCCTCGCCGAACGCGGCGTCAACGCGCCCGCCGGCTCGTTCTACGCGCTGGAGCCCAGCCGGTGGCTCGGGCTCGGCGATGCCGGCGGCCTGCGCGTCGGGCTGGCGCCCTACACCGACAAGGACGACGTCGAGCGCCTGCTGGCCGGCCTGCGGGAGTGGCTGGTGAGTTGA
- the metX gene encoding homoserine O-acetyltransferase MetX, whose product MGGWVEGDPAGDRRFVDLPALSLERGGRLPGVRVAYETWGTLAPGGGNAVLVEHALTGDSHVVGAVGPGHATPGWWAGLVGPGAPLDTERFFVVCANVLGGCQGTTGPSSNAPDDGPWGSRFPEITVGDQVRVEAALADALGVERWACVVGGSMGGMRALEWAVALPDRVATLFFLASGAVATADQIGTQTTQQAAIRADPRWRGGDFPLDDPPVDGLGVARRIAHLTYRSAFELGERFGTRVQDDGRFAVASYLDHHADKLARRFDAGSYVLLTEVMNTWDVGRGRGGVAAALSRVTARSLVAGVDSDRLYPLALQQEVADGLGVPLQVIESPYGHDGFLIETETVGSLMRDLLG is encoded by the coding sequence GTGGGCGGGTGGGTCGAGGGGGATCCGGCGGGTGACCGCCGGTTCGTCGACCTGCCCGCCCTCTCGCTGGAGCGCGGCGGTCGGCTGCCGGGCGTGCGCGTCGCGTACGAGACGTGGGGCACGCTCGCGCCCGGAGGCGGCAACGCCGTGCTGGTCGAGCACGCGCTGACCGGGGACAGCCACGTGGTCGGCGCGGTCGGTCCGGGACATGCGACACCGGGCTGGTGGGCTGGCCTGGTGGGGCCGGGCGCCCCGCTGGACACCGAGCGGTTCTTCGTCGTGTGCGCCAACGTGCTGGGCGGCTGCCAGGGGACGACGGGGCCGTCGTCGAACGCACCGGACGACGGGCCGTGGGGATCGCGGTTCCCCGAGATCACCGTCGGCGACCAGGTACGGGTCGAGGCGGCGCTGGCCGATGCCCTCGGCGTCGAGCGGTGGGCCTGCGTGGTCGGCGGATCGATGGGCGGCATGCGGGCCCTGGAGTGGGCGGTCGCGCTGCCCGACCGCGTGGCCACGCTGTTCTTCCTGGCGTCCGGTGCGGTGGCCACCGCCGACCAGATCGGGACCCAGACCACGCAGCAGGCCGCGATCCGGGCCGATCCGCGCTGGCGCGGGGGCGACTTCCCGCTCGACGACCCGCCGGTCGACGGGCTGGGCGTCGCCCGCCGGATCGCGCACCTGACCTACCGCAGCGCGTTCGAGCTGGGCGAGCGGTTCGGGACGAGGGTGCAGGACGACGGCCGGTTCGCCGTCGCCTCCTACCTCGACCACCACGCCGACAAGCTCGCCCGCCGGTTCGACGCGGGCAGCTACGTCCTCCTCACCGAGGTGATGAACACGTGGGACGTCGGGCGCGGGCGCGGGGGCGTGGCGGCGGCGCTGTCGCGGGTGACCGCCCGCTCGCTCGTCGCGGGCGTCGACAGCGACCGGCTCTACCCGCTGGCGCTGCAGCAGGAGGTCGCCGACGGGCTGGGCGTGCCCCTGCAGGTGATCGAGTCGCCGTACGGGCACGACGGCTTCCTGATCGAGACGGAGACAGTCGGCAGCCTGATGCGGGACCTCCTCGGCTGA
- the gdhA gene encoding NADP-specific glutamate dehydrogenase: protein MAGRLGRGADQPGFRVEFNSALGPYKGGLRFHPSVNLGIVKFLGFEQVFKNALTGMPIGGGKGGSDFDPKGRSDAEIMRFCQSFMTELYRHIGEYTDVPAGDIGVGAREIGYLFGQYKRITNRYESGVLTGKGLGWGGALVRTEATGYGAAFFAQAMMDTAGDSFDGKRAVVSGSGNVAVYGIEKIHQLGGMAVACSDSSGYVVDEKGIDLDLLKQVKEVERGRIELYAERRGSARFVAGGSVWDVPCEVAVPSATQNELDGDAAKVLAANGCRYVVEGANMPSTPEAVDVFRAAGVAFAPGKAANAGGVATSALEMQQNASRDRWTFEHSEAKLEEIMRGIHTRCHQTAEEYGAPGDLVLGANVAGFLEVAEAVHAHGLI from the coding sequence GTGGCAGGACGACTCGGGCGAGGTGCAGATCAACCGGGCTTCCGGGTCGAGTTCAACTCCGCCCTCGGGCCCTACAAGGGTGGGCTGCGCTTCCACCCGTCGGTCAACCTCGGCATCGTCAAGTTCCTCGGCTTCGAGCAGGTCTTCAAGAACGCGCTCACCGGCATGCCGATCGGCGGTGGCAAGGGCGGGTCCGACTTCGACCCCAAGGGCCGCTCGGACGCCGAGATCATGCGGTTCTGCCAGTCGTTCATGACCGAGCTCTACCGGCACATCGGTGAGTACACCGACGTGCCGGCCGGCGACATCGGCGTCGGCGCCCGCGAGATCGGCTACCTCTTCGGCCAGTACAAGCGGATCACGAACCGCTACGAGTCCGGCGTGCTGACCGGCAAGGGGCTCGGGTGGGGCGGTGCGCTCGTGCGCACCGAGGCCACCGGCTACGGTGCCGCGTTCTTCGCGCAGGCCATGATGGACACCGCCGGTGACTCCTTCGACGGCAAGCGCGCGGTGGTCAGCGGCTCGGGCAACGTCGCCGTGTACGGCATCGAGAAGATCCACCAGCTCGGCGGGATGGCCGTCGCCTGCTCCGACTCCAGCGGCTACGTCGTCGATGAGAAGGGCATCGACCTCGACCTGCTCAAGCAGGTCAAGGAGGTCGAGCGGGGGCGGATCGAGCTGTACGCCGAGCGCCGCGGGTCGGCCCGGTTCGTGGCCGGCGGCAGCGTCTGGGACGTGCCCTGCGAGGTCGCCGTCCCCAGCGCGACGCAGAACGAGCTGGACGGCGATGCCGCGAAGGTGCTGGCCGCCAACGGCTGCCGCTACGTCGTGGAGGGCGCGAACATGCCCTCGACCCCCGAGGCCGTGGACGTCTTCCGCGCGGCCGGCGTCGCCTTCGCGCCGGGCAAGGCGGCCAACGCCGGCGGCGTGGCCACCTCGGCGCTGGAGATGCAGCAGAACGCCTCGCGCGACCGGTGGACCTTCGAGCACAGCGAGGCCAAGCTCGAGGAGATCATGCGCGGCATCCACACCCGCTGCCACCAGACGGCCGAGGAGTACGGCGCACCCGGCGACCTGGTGCTCGGGGCCAACGTCGCCGGCTTCCTCGAGGTCGCCGAGGCGGTGCACGCCCACGGTCTGATCTAG
- a CDS encoding gamma carbonic anhydrase family protein, producing MADNYIAQLPFGAPKIDDEAFVAPTAVVVGAVTMGPRSSIWYGAVARADHETIEIGEGSNVQDGCTLHSDPGFPLVVGRDVTVGHRVVLHGAHIEDEVLVGMGSVVMNGARIGTGSIVAAGAVVTQGKQFPPGSVIAGVPAKVVREATDDDLLHIRGNAAAYYERLPEARKVRPVVRRPLPPAGMVPGDALA from the coding sequence GTGGCCGACAACTACATCGCGCAACTGCCCTTCGGCGCCCCGAAGATCGACGACGAGGCCTTCGTCGCGCCGACCGCGGTCGTCGTGGGCGCGGTGACGATGGGACCGCGGTCGAGCATCTGGTACGGCGCCGTCGCCCGGGCCGACCACGAGACCATCGAGATCGGCGAGGGCTCGAACGTCCAGGACGGGTGCACCCTGCACTCCGATCCGGGTTTCCCGCTCGTCGTGGGGCGCGACGTCACCGTCGGGCACCGCGTCGTGCTGCACGGCGCGCACATCGAGGACGAGGTGCTCGTCGGCATGGGCAGCGTCGTCATGAACGGCGCGCGCATCGGCACCGGCTCGATCGTCGCGGCCGGGGCCGTGGTCACGCAGGGCAAGCAGTTCCCGCCGGGATCCGTCATCGCCGGGGTGCCGGCGAAGGTGGTCCGCGAGGCCACCGACGACGACCTGCTGCACATCCGCGGCAACGCGGCGGCGTACTACGAGCGGCTGCCGGAGGCGCGCAAGGTGCGCCCGGTGGTCCGCCGTCCGCTGCCGCCGGCCGGCATGGTCCCGGGCGACGCGCTGGCCTGA